The following coding sequences are from one Pseudomonadales bacterium window:
- the trxA gene encoding thioredoxin TrxA encodes MSDKIIHVTDDSFESEVLSSDKPVLVDFWAEWCGPCKMIAPVLSEVADEYSDKIKITKMDVDANTDTPAKFGIRGIPTLIIYKKGEQAAQKVGALSKAQLLDFVNANI; translated from the coding sequence ATGAGCGATAAAATTATCCATGTTACCGACGACAGCTTTGAAAGCGAAGTGTTATCTAGTGACAAGCCAGTGCTGGTAGACTTTTGGGCAGAGTGGTGCGGCCCTTGCAAAATGATCGCACCAGTACTGTCAGAAGTCGCCGATGAATATAGTGATAAAATCAAGATCACCAAAATGGATGTGGATGCAAACACCGATACACCGGCTAAATTTGGTATTCGCGGCATACCAACCTTAATCATATATAAGAAAGGTGAACAAGCTGCACAGAAAGTTGGTGCACTATCAAAGGCTCAACTGCTAGATTTCGTAAACGCTAACATCTAG
- the rsd gene encoding sigma D regulator yields MLEQCSNKEDRFAGVQKIINQWLEARQELVVSYCSVSGISQTDDLSGVSIKKLQQFCQLLIDYISAGHFEVYDQLLKEAEAFNDNSAALVRKVYPAITETTDIALNFHEIYDTEQHCAASLSRLKDELSTLGEAISKRFSLEDELIAELHDSHAALIGQQFESAQIIQH; encoded by the coding sequence ATGTTAGAACAATGTAGCAATAAAGAAGACCGCTTTGCCGGTGTGCAAAAAATTATCAACCAATGGCTGGAGGCTAGACAAGAACTGGTAGTGTCATATTGCTCGGTCTCTGGTATCAGTCAAACCGATGACCTGTCAGGGGTTTCAATTAAAAAGTTACAACAATTCTGCCAACTTTTGATTGACTATATTTCAGCAGGACATTTTGAAGTTTATGACCAACTCCTGAAGGAGGCCGAGGCATTTAACGATAATAGTGCCGCATTGGTCAGAAAAGTGTATCCAGCCATTACCGAGACCACCGATATCGCGCTTAACTTCCATGAAATTTACGATACAGAGCAGCATTGCGCGGCATCGCTCAGCCGCCTCAAAGACGAGCTCTCAACATTGGGTGAGGCTATCTCAAAGCGTTTCTCGCTTGAAGACGAATTAATTGCCGAGCTGCATGATTCGCATGCGGCATTGATCGGCCAACAATTTGAGTCAGCGCAGATCATTCAACACTAG
- a CDS encoding disulfide bond formation protein B: MPNTNKLRLAGISYTQLNLISLVIPSLLLGFGYYLQYVKDLEPCPLCMTQRIAFYAVAIISLAALISPKSQFIQHFWAAFGGIFALLGAAVAGRQIWLQSLPEDQIPACGPSFEFIIDRFPLSEAISILLKGTGDCAEKVWSFLGLNIPDWSLLAFIGLALVFTVKLIKNP, from the coding sequence ATGCCCAATACCAATAAACTTCGTCTCGCCGGCATTAGCTACACCCAATTAAATCTAATAAGTTTAGTTATACCTAGCTTGTTATTGGGCTTTGGCTACTATCTGCAATACGTCAAAGACCTCGAGCCTTGCCCGCTTTGCATGACCCAGCGTATTGCTTTTTATGCGGTTGCGATTATAAGCTTGGCAGCCTTAATATCGCCTAAGTCACAGTTTATCCAACATTTCTGGGCAGCTTTTGGTGGCATCTTTGCCCTGCTTGGCGCTGCAGTCGCAGGTAGGCAAATTTGGCTTCAATCCTTGCCAGAAGATCAAATTCCAGCCTGCGGCCCAAGCTTTGAATTTATTATTGATCGTTTCCCACTCAGCGAAGCGATTAGCATCTTACTCAAAGGCACTGGCGATTGCGCAGAAAAAGTGTGGTCTTTTTTGGGCTTAAACATCCCCGACTGGTCATTGCTAGCATTCATCGGCTTAGCCTTGGTTTTCACAGTCAAACTTATTAAGAACCCGTGA
- a CDS encoding acyltransferase: MASQQVSQKGMDWLVSGRGYAIIMVYIGHVLLAYYSVGLTEPMTVGRMLQVGVIPFFIVLSGAFYSSSQLGFLAYFRFKLLQRYLPVLFFGLLVIPIYALLNQRMFNEALNLSPLYLLGIPSANWPTWFLIALMVSELCFYGIIKRCKNKTILALLALALFFLGCFYNAFKNSQGGWVFYLGMVWSVGAVPFFLSCMILGRLCRRHILKLRKLETWRACLFLLASIFILAIFSHINDRFARPEKEGIFRFITDEMVVIFIGQYGNAVYFLLASLAGIAFCFYMARVLPVTRLTVWIGDKSLLLFCLNGAFHHAVNPLLAKNFPIPANTWYWGLSYAVVIALISLLILVPVVAVLEKTLPQLLGRPMLKGPLLPALYKAEKTQIN; the protein is encoded by the coding sequence ATGGCATCACAACAAGTCTCACAAAAAGGTATGGATTGGTTAGTTTCCGGCAGAGGGTATGCAATTATCATGGTATATATTGGCCATGTTTTACTTGCATATTATTCTGTTGGGCTAACAGAGCCGATGACTGTTGGCCGAATGCTGCAAGTTGGAGTCATTCCATTTTTTATTGTGCTGAGCGGCGCATTTTACAGTAGTTCACAACTAGGCTTTCTTGCATACTTTCGGTTTAAGCTATTACAGCGTTATTTGCCAGTGCTATTTTTTGGGCTGTTGGTGATACCGATTTATGCTCTGCTTAACCAAAGAATGTTCAACGAAGCATTAAATTTATCACCACTGTATCTGCTTGGTATCCCCTCAGCCAATTGGCCTACCTGGTTTTTAATTGCATTAATGGTTTCTGAGCTCTGTTTTTATGGGATTATTAAGCGCTGTAAAAATAAAACAATACTAGCTCTTTTAGCCTTAGCGTTGTTTTTTCTAGGCTGCTTTTATAATGCATTTAAAAATAGTCAGGGCGGTTGGGTATTTTATCTGGGCATGGTGTGGTCGGTCGGTGCGGTGCCCTTTTTCCTATCATGTATGATATTGGGGCGCTTATGTAGAAGGCATATCCTCAAGCTAAGAAAGCTTGAAACATGGCGGGCTTGCTTGTTTTTGTTAGCCTCAATTTTTATATTGGCCATTTTTAGTCATATCAATGATCGTTTCGCACGACCTGAAAAAGAGGGCATTTTTCGTTTCATAACCGATGAAATGGTGGTGATATTTATCGGTCAATATGGCAATGCCGTTTACTTTTTGTTGGCAAGTTTAGCGGGTATAGCTTTTTGCTTTTATATGGCAAGAGTATTGCCCGTAACGAGGCTGACTGTGTGGATTGGTGATAAGAGTTTGCTGTTATTCTGCCTGAATGGTGCCTTTCATCATGCAGTTAACCCATTGTTGGCCAAAAACTTTCCTATACCAGCCAATACTTGGTACTGGGGGCTAAGCTATGCGGTCGTAATTGCTTTAATATCATTGCTGATTTTGGTACCGGTCGTTGCTGTGCTTGAAAAAACATTACCACAACTATTGGGTAGGCCTATGCTAAAAGGACCACTGCTGCCCGCGCTATATAAAGCAGAAAAAACTCAAATCAATTAA